The following are encoded together in the Gordonia insulae genome:
- the gltB gene encoding glutamate synthase large subunit: MLFSALPAKQGLYDPEAEVDSCGVAMVADVYGRRSHSIVADGLLALENLEHRGAAGAEANSGDGAGILIQLPDELLRAVVDFDLPAPTADGDNTYAAGTCFLPADPILRQQAVDRVETLAKSEGVTILGWREVPVDATRADIGETALGCMPFMMQLFVTVEPAAGAPRIGGVALDRFIYPFRKQAERVTPEIDEAGTGLYFPSLSSRTIVYKGMLTTMQLPLYYDDLRDDRCHSAIAIVHSRFSTNTFPSWPLAHPFRFVAHNGEINTVRGNRNRMRAREALLETDLIPGDLKRAFPICTPEASDSASLDEVLELLHLGGRSVPHAVMLMVPEAWENVPDMEPKRRAFLQFNASLMEAWDGPACVTFTDGAVVGAVLDRNGLRPGRWWQTRDGRVILASEAGVLDVPVDDVISKGRLEPGRMFLVDTKQGRIIPDEEIKGDLIHAEPYDEWLHAGLLDIATLPSRPVYKPNHDTVVRRQVSFGYTEEDLRVLMTPMAASGYEPLGSMGTDTPVAVLSKRSRLLYDYFVELFAQVTNPPLDAIREEIVTSMARVMGPEQNLLDPTAASCRQILLHWPVVDNHDLAKLVHINDDGDNPGLSAKVLSGLYEVAEGGSGLAAALEDLRLRASQAIAEGHTTLVISDRHTDREHAPIPSLLATSAVHHHLVRTKERTKVALVVESGDAREVHHIALLIGFGAAAVNPYLALESLEDLIAEGELTGVRPSKASRNFIEALGKGVLKVMSKMGISTISSYTGAQAFEAVGLSSEVVKEYFTRTVSRIEGVGLDELAEEVRMRHHRAFPENPTEQVYRRLEVGGEYQYRREGELHLFTPETIFLLQHATRTGQAEVFQKYSDEVDKLSREGGTLRGLFDFDIAGRDPIPLDEVESVESIMTRFNTGAMSYGSISAEAHETIAIAMNRIGGRSNSGEGGEDVDRLYDPERRSAVKQVASGRFGVTSDYLINATDIQIKMAQGAKPGEGGQLPAYKVYPWIAKTRHSTPGVALISPPPHHDIYSIEDLAQLIHDLKNANSDARIHVKLVSAVGVGTVATGVSKAHADVVLISGHDGGTGASPLTSLKHAGTPWEIGLADAQQTLMLNGLRDRITVQCDGALRTGRDVIMAALLGAEEYGFSTAPLIVTGCIMMRVCHLDTCPVGVATQNPQLRARFTGQAEHIVNFFRFIAEDVRKYLAQLGYRTLDEAIGQSQRLHTDAAVAHWKSRGLDLTPIFRKYEDKGPTRRMRGQDHGLDRALDQTLIQLAEGALEDAHTVTLELPVRNVNRTVGTLLGSEVTRRYGAEGLAEDTIVVKLTGSAGQSLGAFLPPGVTISLSGDTNDYVGKGLCGGKIVVAPDPDAWFIAEDQVIAGNTILYGATSGEVYLRGRVGERFSVRNSGATAVVEGVGDHACEYMTGGRVVILGPTGRNLAAGMSGGIAFVYDLDAAKVNPAMVALLRPDPDDLRFLHETITKHTELTGSAIGASMLADWPRRCLAFTKVMPTDYKRVLDAARMAEAEGRDVDSAIMEAARG, from the coding sequence ATGTTGTTTTCTGCGCTCCCGGCCAAGCAGGGGTTGTACGACCCCGAGGCCGAGGTCGATTCCTGCGGCGTCGCGATGGTGGCGGATGTCTATGGCCGCCGGTCACATTCGATCGTCGCGGACGGACTTCTGGCGCTGGAGAACCTCGAGCACCGTGGCGCGGCCGGCGCCGAGGCGAACAGTGGCGACGGCGCCGGCATCCTGATTCAGCTCCCCGATGAATTGCTTCGTGCGGTGGTCGATTTCGACCTTCCCGCGCCGACCGCCGACGGCGACAACACCTACGCGGCCGGCACCTGCTTCCTGCCGGCCGACCCGATCCTGCGTCAGCAGGCCGTCGACCGTGTGGAGACGCTGGCGAAGTCGGAGGGTGTCACCATCCTCGGCTGGCGCGAGGTCCCCGTCGACGCCACCCGCGCCGACATCGGCGAGACCGCACTGGGCTGCATGCCGTTCATGATGCAGCTGTTCGTCACCGTCGAGCCGGCGGCAGGTGCGCCCCGGATCGGTGGCGTCGCACTCGATCGCTTCATCTACCCGTTCCGCAAGCAGGCCGAGCGGGTCACCCCGGAGATCGACGAGGCCGGCACCGGGCTGTACTTCCCGTCGCTGTCGAGCCGGACCATCGTCTACAAGGGCATGCTGACCACGATGCAGCTGCCGCTCTACTACGACGACCTGCGCGACGACCGCTGCCACAGCGCGATCGCCATCGTGCACTCCCGGTTCTCCACCAACACGTTTCCGTCGTGGCCGCTGGCGCATCCCTTCCGGTTCGTCGCGCACAACGGGGAGATCAACACGGTCCGCGGCAACCGCAACCGGATGCGCGCCCGCGAGGCCTTGCTGGAGACCGACCTCATCCCCGGGGACCTCAAGCGGGCGTTCCCGATCTGCACCCCCGAGGCGTCCGACTCCGCGTCACTCGACGAGGTCCTCGAGCTGTTGCACCTCGGTGGCCGCAGCGTGCCGCACGCCGTGATGCTGATGGTGCCGGAGGCCTGGGAGAACGTCCCGGACATGGAGCCGAAGCGGCGTGCGTTCCTCCAGTTCAACGCGTCCCTGATGGAGGCGTGGGACGGTCCGGCATGTGTCACGTTCACCGACGGCGCCGTGGTCGGTGCGGTCCTCGACCGCAACGGCCTGCGCCCCGGTCGCTGGTGGCAGACCCGAGACGGCCGCGTCATTCTGGCGTCGGAGGCCGGCGTCCTCGACGTCCCGGTCGACGACGTCATCTCCAAGGGTCGGCTCGAACCGGGCCGCATGTTCCTCGTCGACACCAAGCAGGGCCGGATCATCCCCGACGAGGAGATCAAGGGTGACCTGATCCACGCCGAACCCTACGACGAGTGGCTGCACGCTGGGTTGCTCGACATCGCCACGCTGCCGAGCCGCCCGGTCTACAAGCCCAACCACGACACGGTGGTGCGGCGGCAGGTCTCGTTCGGCTACACCGAGGAGGACCTGCGCGTCCTCATGACCCCGATGGCCGCGTCGGGGTACGAGCCACTCGGCTCGATGGGCACCGACACCCCGGTGGCGGTGCTGTCCAAACGCTCACGACTGCTCTACGACTACTTCGTCGAGCTGTTCGCGCAGGTCACCAACCCGCCGTTGGACGCCATCCGGGAAGAGATCGTCACCTCGATGGCGCGGGTGATGGGCCCGGAGCAGAACCTGCTCGATCCGACGGCGGCGTCGTGCCGGCAGATCCTGCTGCATTGGCCGGTCGTCGACAACCACGATCTGGCGAAGCTCGTGCACATCAACGACGACGGGGACAACCCGGGGTTGTCGGCGAAGGTCCTGTCCGGCCTGTACGAGGTGGCCGAGGGTGGCTCCGGGCTGGCCGCGGCGCTCGAGGATCTGCGTCTACGGGCCAGTCAGGCGATCGCCGAAGGGCACACCACCCTGGTCATCTCCGACCGGCACACCGACCGCGAGCACGCGCCGATCCCATCGCTGCTGGCGACATCGGCGGTGCACCACCACCTGGTGCGTACCAAGGAGCGGACCAAGGTCGCTCTCGTCGTCGAGTCGGGCGATGCCCGCGAAGTCCACCACATCGCGTTGCTCATCGGTTTCGGGGCCGCGGCGGTCAACCCGTACCTGGCTCTGGAGTCGCTCGAGGACCTGATCGCCGAGGGCGAGCTGACCGGCGTGCGGCCGTCGAAGGCGAGCCGCAACTTCATCGAGGCACTCGGCAAGGGTGTGCTCAAGGTGATGAGCAAGATGGGCATTTCGACCATCAGCTCCTACACCGGCGCGCAGGCGTTCGAGGCCGTCGGGTTGTCGTCCGAGGTCGTCAAGGAGTACTTCACCCGGACCGTCTCGCGGATCGAGGGTGTCGGTCTCGACGAACTCGCCGAAGAGGTGCGGATGCGGCATCACCGGGCATTCCCCGAGAACCCCACCGAGCAGGTCTACCGCAGGCTCGAGGTCGGCGGCGAATATCAGTACCGCCGCGAGGGCGAACTGCACCTGTTCACCCCGGAGACGATCTTCCTGTTGCAACACGCGACGAGAACCGGGCAGGCCGAGGTCTTCCAGAAGTACTCCGACGAGGTCGACAAGCTGTCCCGCGAGGGCGGCACGCTGCGTGGGCTGTTCGATTTCGACATCGCCGGTCGGGACCCAATCCCGCTCGACGAGGTGGAGTCCGTCGAGTCGATCATGACCCGATTCAACACCGGCGCCATGAGCTACGGATCCATCTCGGCCGAGGCGCACGAGACCATCGCCATCGCGATGAACCGCATCGGCGGGCGGTCGAACTCCGGTGAGGGTGGCGAGGACGTCGACCGTCTGTACGACCCGGAGCGCCGCAGTGCCGTCAAGCAGGTGGCCTCTGGCCGATTCGGCGTGACCAGCGACTACCTGATCAACGCAACCGACATCCAGATCAAGATGGCGCAGGGCGCGAAACCCGGTGAGGGCGGACAACTTCCGGCCTACAAGGTGTACCCGTGGATCGCCAAGACGCGGCACTCGACGCCGGGTGTCGCGCTGATCTCGCCGCCGCCGCACCACGACATCTACTCGATCGAGGACCTGGCGCAGCTGATCCACGACCTGAAGAACGCCAACTCCGACGCGCGAATCCACGTCAAGCTGGTGAGTGCGGTCGGTGTCGGCACGGTCGCCACGGGGGTCTCCAAGGCGCACGCCGACGTCGTGCTGATCTCCGGTCACGACGGCGGCACCGGTGCGTCGCCGCTCACCTCGCTCAAGCATGCCGGAACCCCGTGGGAGATCGGGCTCGCCGACGCGCAGCAGACGCTGATGCTGAACGGGTTGCGCGACCGGATCACGGTGCAGTGCGACGGCGCGCTGCGGACCGGCCGCGACGTGATCATGGCCGCACTGCTCGGTGCCGAGGAGTACGGCTTCTCCACCGCGCCGCTGATCGTCACGGGCTGCATCATGATGCGGGTCTGCCACCTCGACACCTGCCCGGTGGGTGTCGCGACGCAGAACCCGCAGCTGCGGGCGCGGTTCACCGGACAGGCCGAGCACATCGTCAACTTCTTCCGGTTCATCGCCGAAGATGTCCGAAAGTATCTGGCGCAGCTGGGCTATCGCACACTCGACGAGGCGATCGGGCAGTCGCAGCGTCTGCACACCGACGCGGCGGTCGCGCACTGGAAGAGTCGTGGTCTCGACCTCACGCCCATCTTCCGCAAGTACGAGGACAAGGGTCCCACCCGCCGGATGCGCGGTCAGGACCACGGCCTCGACCGTGCACTGGATCAGACGCTCATCCAGCTCGCCGAGGGTGCGCTCGAGGACGCCCACACGGTGACCCTGGAACTGCCGGTCCGCAACGTGAACCGGACGGTCGGCACGCTGCTCGGGTCGGAGGTGACCCGACGGTACGGTGCCGAGGGCCTGGCCGAGGACACCATCGTGGTGAAACTGACCGGGTCGGCCGGTCAGTCACTCGGCGCGTTCCTGCCGCCCGGCGTCACCATCTCGCTGTCCGGCGACACCAACGACTACGTCGGAAAGGGCCTGTGCGGCGGCAAGATCGTCGTGGCCCCCGACCCCGACGCGTGGTTCATCGCCGAAGACCAGGTGATCGCCGGCAACACGATCCTGTACGGCGCGACCTCGGGCGAGGTGTACCTGCGTGGCCGCGTCGGCGAGCGGTTCTCGGTCCGCAACTCGGGTGCCACCGCGGTCGTCGAGGGCGTCGGCGACCACGCGTGTGAGTACATGACAGGTGGCCGTGTGGTGATCCTCGGTCCCACCGGACGCAACCTGGCCGCCGGGATGTCGGGCGGTATCGCGTTCGTCTACGACCTCGACGCCGCGAAGGTGAATCCCGCGATGGTGGCCCTGCTGCGGCCGGATCCCGACGACCTGCGGTTCCTGCACGAGACGATCACCAAGCACACCGAGCTCACCGGCTCGGCGATCGGCGCGTCGATGCTGGCGGACTGGCCGCGGCGTTGCCTGGCCTTCACCAAGGTCATGCCCACCGATTACAAACGAGTGCTCGACGCCGCCCGGATGGCGGAAGCCGAAGGGCGCGACGTCGATTCAGCGATCATGGAGGCGGCACGTGGCTGA
- a CDS encoding glutamate synthase subunit beta gives MADPRGFLDVPKKESKYRPVAERVQDWGDVYAHSENPLRELAEVSEQGRRCMDCGIPFCHSGSAGCPLGNLIPEWNDLVRRGRWDAASARLHATNNFPEFTGLVCPAPCESACVLSISEPTTGGSVTIKRIEKTIAHESWAEGIIGPEPPAARSGKSVAVVGSGPAGLAAAQQLTRAGHDVTVYERDDRIGGLLRYGIPEYKLPKSDIDRRIAQMRAEGTQFVTGCDVGTDLSVAELRSGHEAIVLAIGAMEARDNPVPGRDLRGVYLAMEHLVPANKECEGDGPSPISAAGKHVVIIGGGDTGADCLGTAHRQGAASVVQLDYNPELPSDRDDSRSPWPTWPLIMRTSSAHAEGGERKYQVAVQRFVGDENGNLTAMVLAEVEVVREPDGRRVVSPVSDEFEIPCEMALFAIGFAGVKGGPLLDDLGIDRNGRGALSCGSDWQTDAPGVFVCGDAHRGASLVVWAIAEGRSTARAVDEFLMGESDLPSPVRPAALPLSVR, from the coding sequence GTGGCTGATCCACGCGGGTTCCTGGATGTCCCGAAGAAAGAGTCGAAGTACCGACCTGTCGCCGAGCGTGTGCAGGACTGGGGTGACGTCTACGCGCACTCGGAGAATCCTCTGCGCGAGCTCGCCGAGGTCTCCGAACAGGGTCGTCGCTGCATGGATTGCGGCATCCCGTTCTGTCACTCCGGCAGCGCGGGTTGCCCCCTCGGCAACCTGATCCCCGAGTGGAACGATCTCGTACGCCGTGGCCGCTGGGATGCGGCCAGTGCCCGGTTGCACGCCACCAACAACTTCCCGGAGTTCACCGGCCTGGTCTGCCCGGCGCCGTGTGAGTCCGCGTGCGTGCTGTCCATCAGTGAGCCGACGACCGGCGGCAGCGTCACGATCAAGCGGATCGAGAAGACCATCGCGCACGAGTCGTGGGCGGAGGGCATCATCGGGCCGGAGCCACCGGCGGCACGGTCGGGCAAATCGGTCGCCGTCGTGGGTTCGGGCCCGGCCGGTCTCGCGGCCGCGCAGCAGCTGACCCGCGCCGGACACGACGTGACCGTCTACGAGCGCGACGACCGGATCGGCGGGCTGCTGCGGTACGGCATCCCCGAGTACAAACTGCCGAAATCCGACATCGATCGCCGCATCGCGCAGATGCGCGCCGAAGGAACGCAATTCGTCACCGGTTGCGATGTGGGCACCGACCTGTCGGTGGCCGAGTTGCGCTCCGGGCACGAGGCGATCGTGCTGGCCATCGGGGCGATGGAGGCGAGGGACAATCCGGTGCCGGGTCGCGACCTGCGCGGCGTGTACCTCGCGATGGAACACCTCGTGCCGGCGAACAAGGAATGTGAGGGCGACGGTCCGTCGCCGATCTCCGCGGCCGGCAAGCACGTGGTGATCATCGGCGGTGGCGACACGGGTGCGGACTGCCTCGGCACCGCACACCGGCAGGGCGCGGCCTCGGTGGTGCAGCTCGACTACAACCCCGAGTTGCCGTCCGACCGGGACGATTCGCGGTCGCCGTGGCCGACCTGGCCGTTGATCATGCGGACGTCGTCGGCACACGCCGAGGGCGGCGAGCGCAAGTATCAGGTCGCGGTGCAGCGGTTCGTCGGGGACGAGAACGGCAACCTCACCGCCATGGTCCTGGCCGAGGTCGAGGTCGTTCGCGAACCGGACGGGCGCCGGGTCGTCTCTCCGGTCAGCGACGAGTTCGAGATCCCCTGCGAGATGGCCTTGTTCGCGATCGGCTTCGCCGGGGTGAAGGGTGGCCCGCTGCTCGATGATCTCGGCATCGACCGCAACGGGCGCGGAGCGCTCTCCTGCGGCAGTGATTGGCAGACCGACGCGCCCGGCGTGTTCGTCTGCGGTGATGCGCATCGTGGCGCATCCCTCGTCGTGTGGGCCATCGCCGAAGGACGATCGACGGCGCGCGCCGTCGACGAATTCCTGAT